The following are encoded together in the Candidatus Methylomirabilis oxygeniifera genome:
- a CDS encoding protein of unknown function (Evidence 5 : No homology to any previously reported sequences), with product MSAMPNPQVLERIGEQGERSEACPYLKRAILTSRYPIEGYCVAHPHGRLRVVTIGEFRELCTTAEYVQCQLYRELRDRGPAEEDPGCAAT from the coding sequence ATGAGCGCGATGCCGAACCCACAGGTGTTGGAACGCATCGGTGAGCAGGGTGAGCGAAGTGAGGCATGCCCCTACTTGAAACGAGCCATTCTCACCTCCCGGTATCCCATCGAGGGGTACTGTGTCGCGCACCCGCATGGGAGACTTCGGGTTGTGACGATCGGCGAATTCCGTGAGTTGTGCACAACAGCCGAGTATGTTCAGTGTCAACTGTATCGCGAACTGCGCGATCGGGGGCCGGCCGAGGAAGATCCGGGATGCGCAGCAACCTGA
- a CDS encoding Putative pqq coenzyme synthesis protein (pqqE) (Evidence 3 : Function proposed based on presence of conserved amino acid motif, structural feature or limited homology; Product type pe : putative enzyme), which produces MYPVLTGFDHLVFAEAPKLIYWELTRACDLVCTHCRAEAIAARDPFELSTAEAKALLADLRAFGEPPPQLVMTGGDPLKRPDFFELLRHGRSIGMPVSVAPSGTPLLTAEAIAALAENGVMSMSLSIDGATAESHDRFRGVAGCFETTMRAIEAVRAAAIPLQINTLVTPETMPELPGVFRLLRDLGIMRWSLFYLIATGRGRALREIRPSEAEALHNWIYDIVRTAPFAIKATEAPHFRRVAYMRMRLEGLDDAAIRQTPIGRGFGIRDGNGIMFISHTGDVYPSGFLPVTAGNVRRQSPVTIYRESEVFTRLRDADQYGGKCGMCEFRWVCGGSRARAFAETGDPNGSDPLCAYRPEAALAGAADGDRE; this is translated from the coding sequence ATGTATCCCGTTCTTACCGGATTTGATCACCTGGTCTTTGCCGAGGCGCCCAAGCTGATCTATTGGGAGCTGACGCGGGCCTGCGACCTGGTGTGTACGCATTGTCGCGCTGAAGCCATCGCGGCGCGCGACCCATTTGAACTCAGCACGGCGGAGGCGAAGGCGCTGCTGGCTGATCTCCGGGCATTCGGCGAGCCGCCCCCGCAGCTTGTCATGACCGGAGGCGACCCGCTGAAGCGTCCGGATTTCTTCGAACTGTTACGGCACGGCAGGAGCATTGGGATGCCGGTATCCGTGGCGCCAAGCGGCACCCCGTTGTTGACAGCGGAGGCGATTGCGGCGTTGGCGGAAAACGGGGTCATGAGTATGTCGCTGAGCATCGACGGCGCAACGGCCGAGAGTCACGATCGGTTCCGCGGCGTCGCAGGGTGCTTCGAGACCACCATGCGCGCTATCGAGGCGGTCCGGGCAGCAGCGATCCCACTGCAGATCAACACCCTCGTCACCCCGGAAACCATGCCGGAGCTGCCCGGCGTGTTCCGGTTGCTCCGGGACCTGGGGATTATGCGGTGGAGTCTCTTTTATCTGATCGCCACGGGGCGAGGTCGAGCCCTTCGCGAGATCAGGCCCAGCGAGGCTGAGGCGCTTCACAACTGGATCTACGACATCGTCAGGACTGCCCCCTTCGCTATTAAGGCGACGGAGGCCCCGCACTTTCGCCGTGTCGCGTATATGCGAATGCGACTGGAAGGCCTGGATGACGCCGCGATCCGGCAGACGCCCATCGGACGGGGGTTCGGTATCCGCGACGGCAATGGGATCATGTTTATCTCACACACCGGGGACGTCTATCCGTCCGGGTTTCTGCCGGTGACGGCGGGGAATGTGCGTCGGCAGAGTCCCGTCACGATCTATCGCGAATCGGAGGTTTTTACACGCCTACGCGATGCCGATCAATATGGCGGTAAGTGCGGCATGTGCGAGTTTCGCTGGGTGTGCGGCGGATCGCGGGCCCGTGCCTTCGCGGAGACGGGCGATCCGAATGGAAGCGATCCGCTGTGCGCCTATAGGCCGGAGGCTGCGCTGGCAGGGGCGGCGGACGGCGATCGAGAATAG
- a CDS encoding UspA yields the protein MQISRILFPTDFSHDAEHAFQYALTFAREFGAELHLLHVIYFPPQTPEYDIGQVIDGLVKNAETSLNKLVESVPDPHPIFHMDVQVGVEHIEITKCAEREKIDLIVMGTRGRTGLSHVFLGSVAERVVRHASCPVLTVKVPARKGGETAKGESAT from the coding sequence ATGCAGATTTCACGGATCCTTTTTCCGACCGACTTCTCCCATGATGCCGAGCACGCATTCCAGTACGCGCTCACCTTTGCCCGCGAGTTCGGCGCCGAACTCCACCTGCTTCACGTCATCTACTTCCCCCCCCAGACACCCGAGTACGACATCGGACAGGTGATCGACGGCCTGGTCAAGAATGCTGAAACCAGCCTGAACAAGCTGGTTGAGAGCGTTCCGGATCCGCACCCGATCTTCCACATGGACGTACAGGTGGGGGTGGAGCACATCGAGATCACGAAGTGTGCCGAGCGGGAAAAGATTGATCTCATTGTGATGGGGACCCGTGGACGGACCGGGCTGTCGCATGTCTTTCTGGGAAGTGTCGCCGAGCGGGTGGTTCGTCATGCCTCCTGCCCCGTCCTGACCGTCAAGGTCCCGGCGCGGAAAGGCGGCGAGACCGCGAAAGGGGAGTCAGCGACATGA
- a CDS encoding conserved protein of unknown function (Evidence 4 : Homologs of previously reported genes of unknown function), which produces MTVQHKALARYLEAALGGVVQVQAVRPLTGDEPSIVGKELGVLQSHDLKAFGYGRPIQIDLLLNGFPRSYVLSTMRSGSGFGHDHKADRAGALIWAHDAYGKLARHVGSVDVGFFTREGQLQSAGGAEEYFLLMEKVEGAAYWLDLERIQSEGKAIDLDFDRAGALAEHLATIHAEKRQDEQLYFRRIRDLIGHGEGIMGILDGYPTDYPLLPCKQQYVVECGCVAWRQYLKEKTARLSIVHGDFHPWNILFRQGTDFTLLDRSRGEWGEPADDIAALSINFLLFSLLRSGCVEGPFRELFDCFYSTYLERTGDLELNLVIPPFYVFRALVIASPRWYPDLPEDVRVKLFRFVRTMLRAEQFDHRDLNRYLL; this is translated from the coding sequence ATGACGGTGCAGCACAAGGCGTTGGCCCGGTATCTCGAAGCGGCCCTTGGCGGCGTTGTCCAGGTGCAGGCTGTTCGGCCGCTGACGGGCGACGAGCCGTCCATCGTTGGGAAGGAGCTTGGGGTGTTACAGAGTCACGATTTGAAGGCGTTCGGCTACGGCCGGCCGATCCAGATCGATCTGCTTCTGAACGGCTTTCCCCGCTCCTACGTCCTGTCCACGATGCGGAGCGGTTCAGGCTTTGGCCACGACCACAAGGCCGACCGGGCGGGCGCCCTGATTTGGGCGCATGATGCCTACGGGAAGCTCGCGCGCCACGTGGGGAGCGTTGACGTCGGCTTCTTCACGCGCGAGGGACAGTTGCAATCGGCCGGGGGCGCGGAGGAGTATTTCCTTCTGATGGAGAAGGTCGAAGGGGCCGCGTATTGGCTGGATCTGGAGCGAATTCAGTCGGAGGGGAAAGCAATTGACCTGGACTTCGACCGCGCCGGGGCGCTGGCGGAACATCTGGCGACGATCCATGCCGAGAAACGCCAGGATGAACAACTGTACTTCCGTCGGATTCGGGATCTGATCGGCCATGGCGAGGGGATCATGGGGATCCTCGACGGTTATCCGACCGATTATCCTCTTCTCCCGTGCAAACAGCAGTATGTTGTCGAGTGCGGATGTGTAGCCTGGCGACAATACCTGAAAGAGAAGACCGCGCGGTTGAGCATCGTCCATGGGGATTTCCACCCCTGGAATATCCTCTTCCGACAGGGGACCGATTTCACACTGCTTGACCGAAGTCGTGGGGAGTGGGGGGAGCCGGCCGATGACATCGCGGCTCTCAGCATCAATTTCCTCCTCTTCTCGCTTTTGCGGTCGGGTTGCGTGGAGGGGCCGTTCCGGGAGCTGTTCGATTGCTTCTATAGTACGTACCTTGAGCGGACCGGCGATCTGGAGCTGAACCTGGTGATTCCACCCTTCTATGTCTTTCGGGCTCTGGTCATCGCGAGTCCGCGTTGGTACCCGGACCTTCCGGAGGATGTGCGCGTCAAACTGTTCCGGTTTGTCCGGACGATGCTTCGGGCCGAGCAGTTCGATCACAGGGATCTCAATCGATATCTGTTGTAA
- a CDS encoding putative HspC2 heat shock protein (Evidence 3 : Function proposed based on presence of conserved amino acid motif, structural feature or limited homology; Product type f : factor) codes for MALTKWTPFGDLTTFRREMDRVFERFFGELPRLDLSGAGWTPHLDMTETKDRVMVKAELPGLDAKDLDITISGNTLTLKGEKRHVKEEHDEHHHLLERAYGAFTRTVELPAPVASDKIKAAFKDGVLTITLPKTEEAKRKAIPIQIE; via the coding sequence ATGGCGCTCACAAAGTGGACACCCTTCGGTGATTTGACCACGTTCAGGCGAGAGATGGACCGAGTGTTCGAGCGATTTTTCGGTGAGCTGCCTCGTCTGGACCTGTCCGGGGCGGGATGGACTCCGCATCTGGACATGACCGAAACCAAGGACCGCGTGATGGTAAAGGCGGAGCTGCCCGGGCTGGACGCCAAAGACCTGGATATCACCATCTCCGGGAACACGCTGACCCTGAAGGGGGAGAAGCGGCACGTGAAAGAGGAACACGACGAACACCACCACCTGCTTGAGCGTGCGTATGGCGCGTTTACGCGAACGGTCGAACTGCCGGCGCCGGTAGCCTCCGATAAAATCAAAGCAGCCTTTAAGGACGGGGTGCTGACCATCACCCTTCCAAAGACAGAGGAAGCCAAGCGAAAGGCGATTCCGATTCAGATCGAATGA
- a CDS encoding conserved protein of unknown function (Evidence 4 : Homologs of previously reported genes of unknown function): MKTAIVARRHYDTASSKKSVDTETDSYLAKGAPGKMVCHGCHAISTGKRWYQDEAVYAKLLKAGTVKEIFCPACEKIRDGYPSGQVTLKGPFLAEHQDEILHIITNEEKRARERNPLHRIMGLREENGQLELTTTDEKLAQRIGRELHKACGGTVAYGWSHDNKFLRVQWER, encoded by the coding sequence ATGAAGACAGCCATAGTTGCGCGCAGGCATTACGACACTGCATCGTCCAAGAAGAGCGTAGATACCGAGACCGATTCTTATCTGGCCAAAGGTGCGCCCGGTAAGATGGTCTGTCACGGGTGTCATGCTATTTCAACGGGGAAGCGATGGTATCAGGATGAGGCAGTCTATGCCAAGCTTCTCAAAGCAGGAACGGTCAAAGAGATCTTCTGCCCGGCGTGTGAAAAGATTCGTGACGGCTATCCCAGCGGGCAGGTGACGCTGAAGGGACCATTCCTGGCTGAGCATCAGGATGAGATCCTGCACATCATTACCAACGAGGAGAAACGGGCCAGGGAGCGCAATCCGCTTCACCGGATCATGGGCCTCCGCGAGGAGAACGGACAGCTTGAGCTGACGACAACCGACGAGAAGCTGGCGCAGCGGATCGGACGGGAGCTTCACAAGGCCTGCGGAGGAACCGTCGCATACGGTTGGTCGCATGACAACAAATTCCTCCGGGTGCAGTGGGAGCGTTAA
- a CDS encoding Thiamine pyrophosphate enzyme domain protein TPP-binding — MADYEPRHDPLDEEHSEQVAGTKPRGLEKEIRESALPPTGLLELDLERYVGDFNERIVGAYAAGTGEQVLPADVGVARSLIPPGTGALRDFSYIAPEIPRFDRDKCVGCMSCVTECPDTAILGKAIPKSHLEAELSAITDPQERERIRAQWAVTKKYYEIFEKKDEEGALFGIFVDPTKCKGCAECVEVCDSLGYHALTMVKKDETTIPRYRNYFNFFRQVGATPRQYINERALADMMLSDEALLYVGGAGSCMGCGEATAIRMMLAATGFVHGAEQIGIVAATGCNTVYGSTYPYNPFLVPWTNSLFENAPAVAMGVRGKWDQRGWQAKKLWVIGGDGAMYDIGFQALSRMLASGMDINVLILDTQVYSNTGGQASTATYTGQDAKMAVVGKAAPGKRERRKELALIAMMHPDTFVAQTTAAHINHFYRAIMAANEYPGPAVVSVYTTCEPEHGVADDRSSSQAKLAVDSRAFPLFVYDPRKGERIKERLSLAGNPAIGDDWYRLPHTGETADFIAFARTEGRFAKQFDSEGRPSETLLYAQAERLQYWRRLQELAGMR; from the coding sequence ATGGCAGATTACGAGCCACGACACGATCCTCTGGATGAGGAGCATAGCGAGCAGGTTGCCGGGACGAAGCCTCGCGGGCTTGAGAAGGAGATCCGCGAGAGCGCCTTACCCCCGACCGGACTCCTGGAGCTTGATCTTGAACGGTACGTGGGCGACTTCAATGAGCGAATCGTCGGGGCGTATGCGGCCGGGACCGGAGAGCAGGTGCTTCCGGCCGATGTCGGGGTGGCCAGGAGCCTGATTCCGCCGGGGACCGGCGCTCTGCGTGACTTCAGTTACATTGCGCCGGAGATCCCCCGGTTCGACCGGGACAAATGCGTCGGCTGCATGTCCTGCGTGACCGAATGCCCCGACACTGCGATTCTCGGCAAGGCGATTCCCAAGTCACACCTGGAGGCGGAGCTGAGCGCTATCACTGACCCACAGGAGCGGGAGCGGATTCGAGCCCAGTGGGCCGTCACAAAGAAATATTACGAAATCTTTGAGAAAAAGGACGAGGAGGGCGCCCTGTTCGGCATCTTTGTCGATCCGACTAAGTGCAAGGGGTGCGCCGAGTGCGTCGAGGTCTGCGACTCGCTTGGTTATCATGCCCTGACGATGGTGAAGAAAGACGAAACGACGATCCCACGCTATCGAAACTACTTTAACTTCTTCAGGCAAGTTGGCGCTACTCCACGTCAATATATCAATGAACGAGCGTTGGCAGATATGATGCTGTCCGATGAGGCGCTTCTGTATGTCGGCGGCGCCGGCTCATGCATGGGGTGCGGCGAGGCGACAGCGATCCGGATGATGCTGGCTGCGACCGGATTCGTGCATGGCGCGGAGCAGATCGGGATCGTGGCGGCGACCGGGTGTAATACGGTCTACGGCTCGACCTATCCTTACAACCCCTTCCTGGTTCCCTGGACCAACTCCCTGTTCGAGAACGCCCCCGCCGTGGCGATGGGGGTCCGCGGCAAGTGGGATCAACGGGGATGGCAGGCGAAGAAGCTCTGGGTGATCGGAGGGGACGGGGCGATGTACGATATCGGCTTTCAGGCGCTGTCGCGGATGCTGGCCTCCGGGATGGACATCAACGTGCTGATCCTGGATACGCAGGTTTACTCCAATACGGGCGGACAGGCCTCTACGGCGACCTATACCGGGCAGGATGCCAAGATGGCCGTGGTCGGGAAGGCGGCGCCGGGCAAGCGGGAGCGTCGAAAAGAGCTGGCGCTTATCGCTATGATGCACCCGGATACCTTTGTAGCGCAAACCACAGCGGCCCATATCAATCATTTTTATCGGGCCATTATGGCCGCGAATGAGTACCCGGGTCCGGCTGTGGTCAGTGTCTATACAACCTGTGAGCCCGAGCATGGCGTGGCGGACGACCGGTCCTCGTCTCAGGCGAAACTGGCGGTCGATTCTCGAGCCTTCCCCCTCTTTGTGTACGATCCGCGCAAGGGGGAGCGGATTAAAGAGCGACTCAGCCTGGCGGGTAACCCGGCGATTGGCGACGACTGGTACAGACTGCCTCACACAGGGGAGACTGCTGACTTTATTGCGTTTGCCAGAACGGAGGGCCGGTTCGCAAAGCAGTTTGACTCGGAGGGCCGTCCCTCCGAAACCTTACTCTACGCTCAGGCCGAGCGGCTCCAGTACTGGCGACGCCTGCAAGAATTGGCCGGCATGAGATAG
- a CDS encoding Adenylylsulfate kinase, which yields MAWVAWLTGLPGSGKSSVGREVARRLEARGARVRVLELDEIRRVVTPSPGYTAQEREVVYRALAYMAWLLYREGVSVIIDATAHRRRFRDLARALIPGFAEIYLRASLPTCRARAGHRHGGYAPADVYGQAGREGSTVPGVDEMYEPPHHAELMLDTDELQVTDAAEQAVRFLEAFQDGQAAVLVSTGSHNRPAAEGGR from the coding sequence GTGGCGTGGGTGGCGTGGTTGACGGGACTGCCCGGAAGCGGCAAGAGCAGCGTCGGCCGAGAGGTTGCTCGTCGTCTGGAGGCGCGCGGGGCCAGGGTGCGGGTGCTGGAGCTCGATGAGATCCGACGGGTCGTCACCCCTTCGCCAGGCTATACGGCCCAGGAACGCGAGGTCGTCTATCGCGCGCTGGCCTACATGGCGTGGCTGCTCTACCGTGAAGGGGTCAGCGTGATCATCGACGCAACGGCCCACAGGCGGCGATTTCGTGATCTGGCCCGCGCGCTGATTCCTGGTTTTGCCGAGATCTATCTGCGCGCGTCGCTGCCGACGTGTCGCGCGCGGGCGGGACATCGACACGGCGGCTACGCCCCTGCCGACGTCTATGGGCAAGCGGGCCGTGAGGGATCGACTGTTCCGGGCGTCGATGAGATGTACGAGCCGCCGCATCACGCCGAGCTGATGCTCGACACCGACGAACTTCAGGTGACGGACGCCGCGGAACAGGCGGTGAGGTTTCTCGAGGCATTTCAGGACGGCCAGGCTGCCGTGTTGGTGAGCACGGGTTCTCACAACAGGCCGGCCGCGGAGGGAGGGCGATGA